One stretch of Thalassovita sp. DNA includes these proteins:
- a CDS encoding TonB-dependent hemoglobin/transferrin/lactoferrin family receptor: protein MKIKPTFGCHLTAYLLLSTCLGTAALAQDTTTFLETITLTTDRAGGTILDVPSNTTVVDEDQIEGRDIDDLEDLVRTVPGVDISRQTSSTDPFNSIGGVTIRGVGGNRVALQVDGSRVAERITDGTRDYFDLSFTKQAEIVRGPASVLWGADALGGIIALETLDPEDLLEGRERGGRSTLSFDSLNDRMTGEAAFAQSFGSNLEVLLGYKREQSHEIEKSKARDDGGIMPCSREVAYGATTCGETDPMTEKTDRLLAKAVWTPNAEQRLEFSADILQRETHVDQLLDLSATNHSRTRDLDLSRHRYGIEHTWTPGSNVISEVKTTLAYTPHSYESRSNKIFTNTGGDMIRDYDVLNYYEDFLELDVQATAEFSTGAADHRVIFGFDGDTTSTDYQRISQETNLTTGIADAPEYAGGFNFANAQTQRADLYVEDRITLGNGLELTPGLRLATYKIDPQPDSDYQIVPGAEPNVRKSTKLLKSLGLQYEISDTTSVWAKYGEGFKMPTAQQLFQSLPGSFFQLVPAPDLEPEYVESYELGLRHETGSGYAAINAFKSDYTNFIQSFYNIPGTNQYTYRNLSEVSIWGVEASGAFDLNATTWLGFSASWQKGEQKYTSASDPTPHNLAPLMATVTLGHEFVEHDLSVEAVATFAGDVKETSTPDGFKPDAYALLDLYGKWQFMDNAALNVGIQNVFDTRYFTADAIGRDVTVSDSVANGNPIELMTGAGRTFQVSLNLEF, encoded by the coding sequence ATGAAAATCAAACCAACTTTCGGCTGTCATTTGACGGCTTATTTGCTGTTAAGCACCTGTTTGGGCACCGCCGCGCTGGCGCAGGACACCACCACATTTCTGGAAACGATCACCCTGACAACGGACCGGGCGGGGGGCACTATTCTGGATGTGCCGTCAAACACCACCGTTGTGGACGAAGATCAGATCGAAGGACGAGACATCGACGATCTGGAAGATCTGGTGCGCACCGTGCCCGGCGTCGATATTTCCCGCCAGACCTCCTCGACCGATCCGTTCAACTCGATCGGTGGCGTCACCATCCGCGGTGTTGGTGGCAACCGCGTGGCCCTGCAGGTTGATGGCAGCCGCGTTGCCGAACGGATCACAGACGGCACGCGCGATTACTTCGATCTGTCCTTCACCAAACAGGCCGAAATTGTGCGCGGCCCGGCCTCGGTCCTTTGGGGGGCTGACGCGCTGGGTGGTATCATTGCATTGGAAACCCTGGATCCCGAGGATCTGCTTGAAGGGCGTGAACGCGGTGGCCGGTCCACGCTGTCCTTTGACAGTCTGAATGATCGGATGACCGGTGAGGCGGCCTTTGCCCAGAGCTTTGGCTCAAATCTGGAAGTTCTGCTGGGCTACAAACGTGAGCAGAGCCACGAAATCGAAAAGTCCAAAGCTCGTGATGACGGTGGTATCATGCCCTGTTCGCGTGAGGTCGCCTATGGGGCAACGACCTGTGGCGAAACGGATCCGATGACTGAGAAAACCGATCGCCTGCTGGCCAAGGCGGTTTGGACCCCGAATGCCGAGCAGCGTTTGGAATTCAGCGCCGATATCCTGCAGCGTGAAACCCATGTGGATCAGCTGCTGGACCTCAGCGCAACCAACCACAGCCGCACCCGGGATCTGGATCTGTCGCGTCATCGCTACGGGATCGAACATACCTGGACCCCGGGCAGCAACGTGATCAGCGAGGTGAAAACCACGCTGGCCTATACCCCACACAGCTATGAAAGCCGCAGCAATAAGATCTTCACCAACACCGGTGGGGACATGATCCGCGACTATGATGTGTTGAACTATTACGAAGACTTCCTGGAGCTGGACGTGCAGGCGACGGCTGAGTTTTCCACCGGCGCAGCCGATCACCGGGTGATCTTTGGCTTTGATGGCGACACAACCAGCACCGACTATCAGCGGATTTCGCAGGAAACCAACCTGACCACCGGAATCGCTGATGCGCCGGAATATGCTGGCGGCTTCAACTTCGCCAATGCCCAGACCCAGCGCGCGGACCTTTATGTTGAGGATCGCATTACGCTCGGCAACGGTCTGGAGCTGACCCCGGGCCTGCGTCTGGCGACCTACAAGATCGACCCGCAGCCCGACAGCGATTACCAAATCGTTCCCGGTGCTGAGCCAAACGTGCGCAAGTCCACCAAACTGCTGAAAAGCCTTGGGCTGCAGTATGAAATCAGCGACACGACCAGCGTTTGGGCGAAATACGGTGAGGGCTTCAAGATGCCCACCGCGCAGCAGTTGTTCCAATCGCTGCCCGGCAGTTTCTTCCAGCTGGTGCCTGCACCGGATCTGGAGCCGGAATATGTCGAAAGCTATGAGTTGGGGCTGCGCCACGAAACCGGCAGCGGCTATGCGGCGATCAACGCGTTCAAGTCGGATTACACCAACTTCATCCAAAGCTTCTACAACATTCCCGGGACCAACCAGTACACCTATCGCAACCTCTCTGAGGTATCGATTTGGGGTGTCGAAGCATCGGGTGCCTTTGATCTGAATGCCACCACTTGGCTGGGTTTCTCAGCGTCGTGGCAGAAGGGTGAGCAGAAATACACCTCTGCTTCGGATCCGACCCCGCACAACTTGGCACCGCTGATGGCGACCGTCACTCTGGGGCATGAGTTTGTTGAACATGACCTGTCGGTTGAGGCCGTGGCGACCTTTGCCGGTGACGTCAAAGAAACCTCCACCCCGGATGGGTTCAAACCGGACGCCTATGCGCTGCTGGACCTCTACGGCAAGTGGCAGTTCATGGACAATGCGGCGCTGAACGTTGGCATCCAGAACGTCTTTGACACCCGGTATTTCACGGCTGATGCCATTGGTCGCGATGTGACCGTCAGTGACAGTGTTGCCAACGGCAACCCGATTGAGCTGATGACCGGTGCCGGGCGCACGTTCCAAGTTAGCCTGAACCTGGAATTCTGA
- a CDS encoding ABC transporter ATP-binding protein/permease, whose translation MRILIGRLYRLTVLAAFGPQAWKGWLLYATVLSLGFVGVWTSVFMIAWNKRFYDAVQQLDLATTLRELVVFFLITGLQVLLYIAGDYLGKRLRLRWRSTLTKRALRVWTEKQAYWHLRPGLSPKAVENPDQRVAEDCRLFVDKLLLLSIDLIENCVSIVSYVVVLWGLTEFVLTVPVAGQVISVPHYLVWVAFLYVAVSSLITHVMGRQLKPLYFRQEKREADFRYALVQLRDNATEIAQSGGEDAEARRLQDRFQGIRQNWFKLIRREAILNLFHRPYFQTVLRIPMFFSLPAYFAGFVTFGGMMELSGAFGRVTQTLSWFIFNYKRLAETAAVAERLDELFASAKSPDPMPDVPQAITRGHTADGTLQVQGVTLQTPQGRALAPVPDMTITPGSAVWISGPSGSGKSTLLAALSGLWSYGEGRIDLPETPIMFLPQKPYLLPESLGHAACYPADPSDVDPAELRAVLSRIGLRHRLPLLAVTGPAALEGLSMGERQRLAMARVLLNKPKWVVFDEATSALDATSEAELLALIRRELPEATILFVAHREPFALAPFIKWRIGGDQEERKTA comes from the coding sequence ATGCGTATCTTAATTGGACGGCTTTACCGTCTGACAGTGCTTGCGGCCTTTGGGCCGCAAGCATGGAAAGGCTGGCTGCTCTACGCGACCGTTTTAAGCTTAGGCTTTGTCGGGGTGTGGACCAGCGTCTTTATGATTGCCTGGAACAAACGCTTCTACGATGCGGTTCAGCAGCTTGATCTGGCCACCACTCTGCGCGAGTTGGTGGTCTTTTTCCTGATCACCGGCCTGCAGGTGCTTTTGTATATTGCGGGCGATTACCTGGGCAAACGGCTGCGCTTGCGCTGGCGTTCCACCCTGACCAAACGGGCTTTGCGGGTTTGGACCGAAAAACAGGCCTATTGGCATCTGCGCCCTGGCCTGTCGCCGAAAGCGGTTGAGAACCCCGACCAACGGGTCGCTGAGGATTGCCGCCTGTTTGTGGACAAGCTGTTGTTGCTGTCGATCGACCTGATCGAAAACTGCGTCTCCATCGTCAGCTATGTTGTAGTGCTTTGGGGGCTGACCGAATTTGTGCTGACCGTGCCTGTTGCCGGTCAGGTGATCAGCGTGCCGCATTATCTGGTCTGGGTGGCATTCCTCTATGTGGCGGTCTCCAGCTTGATCACCCATGTGATGGGGCGACAGTTGAAACCGCTCTATTTCCGGCAGGAAAAGCGCGAGGCTGACTTCCGTTACGCGTTGGTGCAGCTGCGTGACAACGCCACGGAAATTGCCCAATCGGGGGGCGAGGATGCCGAAGCGCGCCGTTTGCAGGACCGCTTTCAGGGGATCCGGCAAAACTGGTTTAAACTGATCCGGCGTGAAGCGATTTTGAACCTGTTCCACCGGCCCTATTTCCAAACCGTGCTGCGCATTCCGATGTTCTTTTCGCTGCCGGCCTATTTTGCGGGGTTCGTGACCTTCGGTGGCATGATGGAACTGTCCGGCGCCTTTGGTCGGGTCACTCAAACACTGAGTTGGTTCATCTTTAACTACAAACGTCTGGCTGAAACCGCCGCGGTGGCGGAACGTCTGGATGAGCTGTTTGCCAGCGCCAAATCCCCGGATCCGATGCCGGATGTGCCGCAGGCGATTACCCGTGGCCATACCGCCGACGGGACACTGCAGGTGCAGGGTGTGACGCTACAAACACCGCAGGGGCGTGCCCTGGCGCCGGTGCCGGACATGACCATCACACCCGGCAGTGCCGTTTGGATCAGCGGCCCATCAGGCAGCGGCAAAAGCACGCTTTTGGCAGCCCTGTCAGGCCTGTGGTCCTACGGTGAGGGGCGGATTGATCTGCCTGAGACACCAATCATGTTCCTGCCGCAGAAACCTTATCTTTTGCCGGAAAGTCTGGGCCACGCGGCCTGTTACCCGGCTGATCCTTCCGACGTCGATCCGGCTGAGCTGCGCGCGGTGCTGTCCCGGATCGGGCTCCGCCATCGTCTGCCGTTGCTGGCGGTGACGGGGCCGGCCGCGCTTGAGGGCCTGTCGATGGGGGAACGGCAACGTCTGGCAATGGCGCGGGTGCTGCTGAACAAACCGAAATGGGTGGTCTTTGATGAGGCCACCAGCGCGCTGGATGCCACCAGCGAGGCAGAGCTTCTGGCGTTGATCCGTCGGGAACTGCCTGAGGCCACGATCCTTTTCGTGGCGCATCGCGAACCCTTTGCCCTTGCCCCCTTCATCAAGTGGCGCATTGGCGGTGACCAAGAAGAAAGGAAAACGGCATGA
- a CDS encoding ChaN family lipoprotein: MSAGQWFIPGEGTAVSHGEVLANAARSRTVLLGESHDRPDNHRWQMHVCAGLLALGRKLVIGFEMFPARLNPVLAEWVAGNLNEAEFAERAEWSTVWGFAIEIYMPIFRFARDFGIEMLGLNCRRGLVTEVGKDGWEAIPDEMREGLSPSKPASSAYRQYLFDITGGGRPGRKATSAEDPGFDRFVRAQQTWDRAFACRIADRLAQGDEVLVVGIIGRGHLEFRGGTPYQLADLGVEDCTVLLPHIADAPHAAGQGDAMCTMPVKIEPPAER, encoded by the coding sequence ATGAGCGCAGGTCAGTGGTTTATTCCCGGTGAGGGCACCGCGGTTTCCCATGGTGAGGTTCTGGCAAATGCTGCCCGGTCCCGCACGGTTCTGCTTGGCGAATCCCATGACAGGCCGGACAATCACCGTTGGCAGATGCATGTCTGCGCCGGGCTGTTGGCGCTGGGGCGCAAGCTGGTCATCGGGTTTGAAATGTTCCCGGCCCGTCTGAACCCAGTTCTGGCGGAATGGGTTGCGGGGAACCTGAACGAAGCCGAATTTGCCGAACGCGCTGAATGGAGCACGGTCTGGGGTTTTGCTATTGAGATCTATATGCCGATTTTTCGCTTCGCGCGGGATTTCGGGATTGAGATGCTTGGCCTCAACTGTCGCCGTGGTCTTGTGACTGAGGTTGGCAAAGATGGCTGGGAGGCGATCCCGGATGAGATGCGCGAGGGACTGAGCCCGTCAAAACCAGCCTCATCGGCGTATCGTCAGTACCTTTTTGACATCACCGGCGGCGGCCGTCCCGGGCGCAAGGCGACCTCGGCTGAGGATCCGGGATTTGACCGGTTCGTGCGGGCGCAGCAGACATGGGACCGGGCCTTTGCCTGCCGCATTGCGGATCGTCTTGCCCAGGGGGACGAGGTTTTGGTGGTCGGCATCATCGGGCGCGGGCATCTGGAGTTTCGCGGCGGCACCCCGTACCAGTTGGCTGATCTGGGGGTGGAAGACTGCACTGTGCTGCTGCCCCATATCGCGGATGCCCCACATGCGGCGGGGCAGGGGGATGCCATGTGCACCATGCCCGTAAAAATTGAGCCGCCTGCAGAACGCTAA
- a CDS encoding TonB-dependent receptor domain-containing protein, translated as MTLTARALLLASAASLTAAPLWAQEIVTPLEEIRIDSDAAQSLLGNAEITEEDLENRNPASLQDVFAGETAVTASGGAAIGQKVYVKGIEESLLSVTIDGARQNKSAFHHTGNVLIDPELLKSVEVTSGLAPADAGAGALAGTIAYTTKNALDLLEPGETFGGYASYTHGDNGFGNRGSVALFGQQGGFDYLLSVARHKGEDYEDGDGRVVEGTQADLTDLNLKLGFTTEGGNRLSFAASKTEDTGLRAAQPGPFGALFIRPDFFGTLDRTTQDPVDNVLVEGLSRRTSYTLTWDDDGQQDGFSPFVQLSYNEQEIDAIGVAGVNKSLSGVIKDDFALSNGVVTAGIDFFRETAEGWMGPAIPPTLGGGEEELRNIGVFAQARQEFGERVSVSYGARFDVQNFDAANGETFKSNGASVNASVDVILTDALTLNAGAASTWGGYELGEAALINFFTPWDYTGFTTSRSKSARVGLRYEMGALELSGAFFRTEINDLNAVLPSSGARGATADITTQGFDAALRYDLGNGFVGVNYTFADVERDGDQINSISYYLGRPMGHIFGLEAVVDATENLRIGVSAEIALDYDETEDVAGMNGLEGYEVVNVFAEYTPPSLDNMTLRFEVRNLLNQTYTTRGADGAGAAENIQPLTEPGRTLALTAKMRF; from the coding sequence ATGACATTGACCGCACGTGCGCTGCTTTTGGCCAGCGCGGCATCCTTGACCGCTGCGCCGCTCTGGGCGCAAGAGATTGTAACTCCTCTGGAAGAGATCCGCATCGACTCGGACGCCGCACAATCGCTGCTGGGCAACGCCGAGATCACCGAAGAGGACCTTGAAAACCGCAACCCTGCCTCGCTGCAGGATGTGTTTGCGGGCGAAACAGCCGTGACCGCCAGCGGCGGCGCTGCCATTGGTCAGAAGGTCTATGTAAAAGGTATCGAAGAAAGCCTGCTGTCGGTCACCATTGATGGTGCACGCCAGAACAAATCGGCCTTCCACCACACCGGCAACGTCTTGATCGATCCGGAACTGCTGAAATCTGTTGAGGTGACTTCGGGCCTGGCCCCTGCGGATGCCGGTGCTGGCGCGCTGGCCGGCACCATCGCCTATACCACCAAAAACGCCCTGGACCTGCTGGAGCCGGGTGAAACCTTTGGCGGCTATGCCTCTTACACCCACGGGGACAACGGGTTTGGCAACCGGGGGTCGGTGGCGCTGTTTGGCCAGCAAGGCGGCTTTGACTACCTGCTGAGCGTCGCCCGTCACAAGGGTGAGGATTATGAGGATGGTGACGGCCGTGTTGTTGAGGGGACGCAGGCGGATCTGACCGACCTGAACCTCAAACTTGGCTTCACCACCGAAGGCGGCAATCGCCTGAGCTTTGCAGCCTCAAAAACCGAAGACACCGGCCTGCGCGCCGCCCAGCCGGGCCCGTTTGGTGCGCTGTTTATCCGCCCAGATTTCTTTGGCACGCTGGATCGCACCACCCAGGATCCGGTCGACAACGTATTGGTCGAAGGCCTGTCGCGCCGCACCTCCTACACGCTGACCTGGGATGATGACGGTCAGCAGGATGGTTTCTCACCCTTCGTGCAACTGTCTTATAACGAACAGGAAATTGATGCGATCGGCGTGGCCGGCGTCAACAAAAGCCTGAGCGGTGTCATCAAGGATGACTTTGCCCTGTCCAACGGTGTGGTCACTGCAGGGATCGACTTCTTCCGTGAAACTGCCGAAGGCTGGATGGGCCCGGCCATCCCGCCGACCTTGGGTGGCGGCGAAGAAGAGCTGCGCAACATCGGTGTCTTTGCGCAGGCACGGCAGGAATTTGGGGAACGTGTCTCGGTCTCCTACGGCGCGCGGTTTGACGTTCAGAACTTTGACGCCGCCAATGGCGAAACCTTCAAATCAAACGGCGCCAGCGTAAATGCCTCGGTCGATGTGATCCTGACCGACGCCTTGACCCTGAACGCCGGTGCTGCCTCGACCTGGGGTGGGTATGAACTTGGCGAAGCGGCGCTGATCAACTTCTTCACACCCTGGGACTACACTGGTTTCACCACGTCGCGGTCGAAATCCGCTCGTGTGGGTCTGCGCTACGAAATGGGCGCGCTGGAGCTGAGCGGTGCGTTCTTCCGGACGGAAATCAACGACCTGAACGCGGTGCTGCCTTCAAGCGGTGCACGTGGTGCAACAGCGGACATCACCACACAGGGCTTTGACGCGGCGCTGCGTTATGACCTTGGTAATGGTTTTGTTGGGGTGAACTACACCTTCGCAGATGTTGAACGTGATGGCGATCAGATCAACTCGATCAGCTATTACCTGGGCCGCCCGATGGGCCATATCTTTGGCCTCGAAGCGGTTGTGGATGCCACCGAAAACCTGCGGATCGGTGTTTCGGCTGAGATCGCGCTGGACTACGATGAGACCGAAGATGTTGCCGGTATGAACGGGCTTGAGGGCTATGAGGTGGTGAATGTCTTCGCCGAATACACCCCTCCTTCGCTGGACAACATGACGCTGCGGTTTGAGGTGCGCAACCTGCTGAACCAGACCTACACCACCCGCGGTGCCGATGGTGCCGGGGCGGCGGAAAACATCCAGCCGCTGACCGAACCCGGCCGTACCCTGGCCCTGACGGCCAAGATGCGCTTCTGA
- a CDS encoding AraC family transcriptional regulator, which translates to MAIETYPGNLRIGVMDAVPKQAVSTKSLRVQAKFKLLVLLSGFHSFMVNSKTVVLDARQHPTAVTLSLPDGGQICHLERGGNPYRKLAIAADWDWFQDFSVLTNTDHPMRTASGGVEVRSWTPSTDIVRLATQIVLPPPGTDPAQVELVRMSTALDILRRVLQRPDDGGGQEKLSLAETIRQRLLKQPDDPTLLPRLEADTGLCRRSLQRHFKQAFGETISAYQRRVMLQSAHRALCEDGVSIASAAEIAGYSSPANFSTAFRRAYGVTPKVLQKV; encoded by the coding sequence ATGGCAATCGAAACCTACCCCGGAAATCTACGGATCGGCGTCATGGACGCGGTTCCAAAACAGGCCGTCAGCACCAAGTCATTGCGAGTGCAGGCGAAATTTAAGCTGCTGGTGCTGCTCAGCGGCTTTCACAGCTTCATGGTGAACTCAAAAACCGTGGTGCTGGATGCCCGTCAGCATCCGACCGCGGTGACCCTGTCCCTGCCTGATGGCGGTCAGATCTGCCATCTTGAACGCGGCGGAAATCCCTATCGCAAGCTGGCGATCGCGGCAGATTGGGACTGGTTTCAGGATTTCAGCGTGCTGACGAACACCGATCACCCGATGCGGACCGCGTCAGGCGGGGTTGAGGTGCGCAGCTGGACGCCCAGCACTGATATTGTCCGGCTGGCCACGCAGATCGTCCTGCCGCCCCCGGGCACGGATCCCGCGCAGGTCGAACTGGTGCGCATGTCCACTGCACTGGATATTCTGCGCCGTGTGTTGCAACGGCCTGATGATGGTGGCGGGCAGGAAAAACTCTCCCTAGCGGAAACCATTCGGCAACGTCTGTTGAAACAGCCGGATGATCCCACCCTGCTGCCGCGGCTGGAGGCGGACACCGGGCTTTGCCGCCGGTCGCTGCAACGTCATTTCAAACAGGCCTTTGGCGAAACAATCTCGGCCTATCAGCGTCGGGTGATGTTGCAATCTGCCCATCGTGCCCTGTGTGAAGACGGGGTTTCCATCGCCTCCGCCGCTGAGATCGCCGGCTATTCCTCCCCAGCCAACTTTTCCACCGCCTTTCGACGCGCCTATGGGGTGACGCCGAAGGTCTTGCAAAAGGTTTGA
- a CDS encoding siderophore-interacting protein: MFEQRAHLTAPSSVIFDAIEGRAKQGGFTAERSDSSLVVTAPLGVVDMQATKGGVDMVLTAESPEKLQLFVDLYAQRFADFGLDKALKWQTVSAKVPRNQMLATVTASEQISPNFHRLRLEGDFAAFQRPNAGLHFRFLFSKTATGWPYLDDSGVTQWPEGAQSWHRPPYTVRRISKAADWIDVDIVLHAGGQTTDWCQSVELGTEIGLHGPSGSSLPTAKWLGLAGDETALPVILHMAEQAVEGAEGQAHLFVRDLQDRQDIVTPAGLFVHWHPVSELENLEDILRQMPPQHEDYHMFFAGERLLSGRARETFREMDLETRRTKAASYWLRS; the protein is encoded by the coding sequence ATGTTTGAGCAACGCGCCCATCTTACCGCCCCATCTTCGGTCATTTTTGACGCCATAGAAGGGCGTGCGAAACAGGGGGGCTTCACGGCGGAACGCAGTGACAGCAGCCTTGTTGTGACAGCACCTTTGGGGGTGGTGGACATGCAGGCCACCAAGGGCGGCGTCGACATGGTCCTGACGGCGGAAAGCCCTGAGAAGCTTCAGCTTTTTGTGGACCTTTATGCGCAGCGGTTTGCGGATTTTGGCCTTGACAAGGCACTGAAATGGCAGACGGTTTCGGCCAAGGTGCCGCGCAATCAGATGTTGGCCACAGTGACCGCATCTGAACAGATTTCCCCCAATTTTCACCGCCTGCGGCTGGAGGGTGATTTTGCCGCCTTCCAACGGCCCAATGCCGGTCTGCATTTCCGCTTCCTGTTTTCCAAAACGGCGACGGGCTGGCCCTATCTGGACGACAGCGGTGTGACGCAATGGCCGGAAGGTGCCCAAAGCTGGCATCGCCCGCCTTACACGGTGCGCCGGATCAGCAAAGCGGCGGATTGGATTGATGTAGATATCGTGCTGCATGCCGGTGGCCAGACCACCGATTGGTGCCAATCGGTGGAATTGGGCACAGAAATTGGCCTGCACGGTCCCAGCGGTAGCAGCCTGCCAACGGCCAAATGGCTGGGACTTGCGGGCGATGAAACGGCATTGCCGGTGATCCTGCATATGGCGGAACAGGCGGTTGAGGGTGCCGAAGGGCAGGCGCATCTGTTTGTACGGGATCTGCAAGACCGGCAGGACATCGTGACGCCCGCGGGACTTTTCGTGCATTGGCACCCGGTGTCTGAGCTGGAAAACCTTGAGGATATTCTGCGCCAGATGCCGCCCCAGCATGAGGACTATCATATGTTCTTTGCCGGCGAACGGCTGCTCTCCGGCCGGGCGCGCGAAACCTTCCGCGAGATGGATCTGGAAACCCGCCGCACCAAGGCGGCCAGCTATTGGTTGCGCAGCTGA
- a CDS encoding TetR/AcrR family transcriptional regulator: MTQAKKRDAAATQQRILEAAQRVFHEEGYDGATTREIARRAEVNIALITRYFGSKIGLFEKAVIPFLHIGWLVENGVEGVPERLVDTYMDTPPWRGFDPMIVFLRSASSVEAGPLLEEAMNRQIVAPLMGALEGPDARARAVLLATQIGGLIVFFRILDQKTQSPEEADAMRGYLMTYFRDLLNGKTAP, encoded by the coding sequence ATGACACAGGCAAAAAAACGCGATGCAGCAGCGACCCAGCAGAGGATCCTGGAAGCGGCGCAGCGCGTTTTTCATGAAGAGGGCTATGATGGGGCGACCACGCGCGAAATTGCGCGCCGGGCCGAGGTCAACATCGCCCTGATCACCCGATATTTTGGTTCGAAAATCGGTCTGTTTGAGAAAGCCGTCATTCCGTTTCTGCACATCGGCTGGCTGGTTGAAAACGGCGTTGAAGGTGTGCCGGAACGGCTGGTCGACACCTATATGGATACCCCGCCATGGCGCGGTTTTGATCCGATGATCGTCTTTTTGCGCTCGGCCTCCAGTGTGGAGGCGGGGCCCTTGCTGGAAGAGGCAATGAACCGCCAGATCGTCGCCCCGTTGATGGGCGCGCTGGAGGGGCCGGATGCCCGGGCCCGCGCCGTCTTGCTGGCGACCCAGATCGGCGGGCTGATCGTCTTTTTCCGGATTCTGGATCAGAAAACCCAAAGCCCCGAAGAGGCCGACGCGATGCGTGGCTATCTGATGACCTATTTCCGTGATCTTCTAAACGGCAAAACGGCGCCCTAA